The genomic region ggtttctatatttattgtccttgctgtcttgtgcagtgttccattcacgtcaaattccttgtgtgcaagctcacttggcaataaagatttcttTATTCTTGAATGTACTCAGCGTTAATTATCCTGTTTTCAGTGAAATAACTCTGTTTAAACGACATGTAACGGAGTGTAATTGATATTTAAATAAGGCAAATTCCTTACAATAAAACCAGGTCATAACTCCACAGGAGGCTCCTATCAGTATTCATGAGAGGAGCCCCTGATGTGTCTTTCATTCAGCTGTCTTTAATAGTCCTAATTCTGACTTGTGTTCTTCCTTTGTGCGCACACAGCTGGAGTGCGTGGTACACCTGGTGCAGATGGGCTGTGAGGTGAACACGCTGACCAGCCGCTTCAATCAAACTCCCACACACACCGCGGCGTTCGGGGGACATCCTCAGTGTGTGGTGTGGCTGACTCAGGCTGGGGCGGACATCAACAGGCAGGTCAGTCCTTCACGACAACATAGTCAgatatttataaaacacagtcctgttaataaatgtgttaaaacaaAGGGACTTTTTGATTTATCATCTTTtaaaaagacccaaaaaagaTACCTGTGGTGTAATATAAACGTCTAGACACTGGGATTTTATCAAGAAAGCGACAGAAGATgataagggccactgaaaaaaacacttttttggtGACCGGTgagcaaaatatatatatttttaagttttttttaacagtaaattctgacttttctcataaaaaagtcagaatttgtctttaatctaatttttttcttttaattacaccttttaaaatgtatattttgtgtACCTAAAGTCATAGTACAGTGTTGACAGTAGACAAAACTGACAGAAGAGTGTAGAACTAAAATGTGAGATGTGTACCTGAGACCACTATCTCTCATTTCTTCCACATGGTCTGTGTTACATGTGTAAGATCTACCTTCATTAAATCACCTTTACTCGTTTTGCTTCTGCGTCTGCAGGATTTTGTCGGCGAGGCTCCCATCCACAAGGCGGCCCGGTCCGGAAGCTTGGAGTGCATCCAGGTCTTGTTGATAGCAGGTGCTAAACCACAGTGAGTATCCCGCAGTGTGACGGCCGTGAGTGTGGAGCACAGCAGCAGATACACACTTTACAGGCTGGGGAACCCACTGAGATGAAGCTGTTTTAATACATCACTGTCTTCAGTTTTTGTGCAACTTTGGAGCTTGAAACGGTTCATGCTGATCTAACGAAAAATTCATAACGCactgaaaatgtattcaaagtaaGCAACAGTTGAAGTTCACCGCCTCTTCAAGTTTCAGCCTCAGGGTGTTTCACCGTCAAGAACAATGAAGAGGGTGTAGAAACTTGTAGCACCTGTTACTTTAATGAGACACTTTCTGATCCTAACATCAGGAGCAGCCCTCAAAGTGATTCACCACCTCTCGATGTAGTTTCCCGGTATTTTTGGAGTAGTCTGTTTCAATGCACAGGCAGCTCTGATGATGATCATCATGCATGGACCTGCACGCTTTGCACTTAGCTACAACTGTTTTTAGAAACTGTGCAAACAAACACGCCCTGAGGAGTGAGAGCAGCTGAGAGGGAAGCAGACGAGGACACAGGGAGGTGTTTTAggaatcaagtcaggcatgatCATGATGTGACTGAACTTAACCGCAGCGTTAGATGTTTCAATGTCATCTGAGCTCTCTTTCAGTCAAACAGAATTAAGGTTTTCctcacctcttcttcttcttcttcttctcctccagttTAAGGAATGCCAGCGGACAGACAGCAGCCGACCTGGCGCTCACTCACGGCTTCCATGAAggtttcctcctcctttccaaAACCCAGAagcacctgcagcagctgagtggGGTGCACCTGAACGGGGAGCCGAATGGGAACAGCACCCCCGGTAGTCAGGAGGTGCACGGCAGGAAGAGGCTGCTGAATGCTGCAGAGAgtggacagatgaagagagcaCGGAGGGTAGAGAGTAAGTACTTCAGACGttattctcttctttttaacatttgatcttCACTAGATCCTCCACATTTCATCTTTACTCCTATGTTTCAACTTCCCTCATTTCTTCCTATAGACATGGCGCTGCAGATGCAGaacggaggagaagaagagctgGAGAGCATGaacacagagtctgcagaggagaTGAACTCAGGTGAGGGATTTGTTTGTGACgtataatacatttaaatgttgttttattttgtaaagatGTAAAATAACTctcttaattttgtttttaaaaagatgaggACACCAAAGCTTTTACAAACGGCCATCACCACACGCTGCCTTACAACCAGGAGGCCTCTAACCCGCCAAGaagcccctccccctctcctcaaGCTAATCAGCAGGCAGCAACACCCGCCAAGCGCTCCTTTTCTGACATGTGTGGCTCCCTCCATCTCACCGGCAGCCCCAGCAGCTGCGTGTCCCACCGCCCGGCCTGGTGGGGTCACATGGGAGGGGCGGACTTCGGGGGAGACCTTCAGTATGGACACTTCCACGGCTTCGGGGACACGGCGGAGGAGCTGAGCAGCAGCCGACTGGACTACTGCAGCAGCGTGCAGGCGGAGCAGAGATACAAGCAGGCGGTGGCCAGCAGCATCCACCTCTACCACGGATCATAAACGCAGACACGGGGGTCACTTCATACGCTTTAAAGAACACAGATCAGATATGTAGATGCTGCCAGAGCCAGAGTGACAACTACAGATACCTAAACCTACTTAaagctcttcttctgtcttcatcTCTCAGTCTTCATCACCTGTCCACAAGCTAAAAACTGGCTTTAAACTACCAGATACCTACCTGCTGGCAGATTCAAAGAACGCAGGTCCATTAACATGATATAGTGgctctaatctcagaatatGAATCAATCCTGCTAAATTTGTCCCTAATCCTCTGCCGAAGAAGCTGAGGTCAGATTCATGATGGTTTGGAGaagtctggactctggctggctTGCTTTAAAAATCACTGTGTGTACATTGTGTAGTAGTAAAGGTGTGTGTTGCCGTCCGCTGACTGTATAAGGCCTGGATGTACCAAAGGGAACATGTTATTTTGACTCCTgtgttatttatgtttgtagAGCAGAgatgtttgtctttttataAAAGTAGGTTTTTGGGGTATTTGTGGGATGATTGTAATATTTAAAGAGTGTGCTGCAGACATGCTGTGTGTACACGGGGACGGTGtgccaaaaacaacaaccacgctgctgcttcttctttttgtactcttcttgtttttttgacTTTTACTATTAAAAcgtttttacagtttcatatAAACAAAGTGATGATTCTTTATTCTGGACGTCTGGAGGAGATCTGATTTAAGTCCTGAAATGTTTGATTGTGTTTGACTTGAAGGCCGTCAGAAGAAGTGAGTTAGAAACAAGCCTTTCTCATAGTTGTAGATCTCTAAAGCTTCTTTACTGCATCCCATCATGTCAAACAAATGTTGCATTACCTCCAGGAATTTAGCACTTTTTCTAAAATATGCAAGAAAAGGTTCAATCTGTCTATTTCGTGCGACTCACCCTGCGTCAGTCGAGGTGGAAGCAAGCTCAGAAGTTGCACCAAACATCCCTGCATCTCCTCAGGAACTTCTTTCTGCTCCTTTAGGTGACGCGTCCAAGGCCAGGTGGGCCAATCAGGAGCATCTCAACAAAATACAACATCATGACAAAGTTTGTTTCCTTCATAACGTATTTTAAAAAGGGAAACTTCAACATTTACTGTTTAAAATTTGATGATTACGGCTTACCGCTCATGAAAATCAGAAATCTAGTGTCTCAAAATAAGTGGAATATTTCCTGAGATCTATCAAAACAATGATTTATAATAAAAGAGATGTCAAACTAATGAAAAGTACTTACTTTTTTATACTCAGTACTTGGTTGGGGTTACACCAAGTCTCCTCTCACGCCCTGAAAACCTCCAAAGGAAGGCGTCCAGGAGACGTCCGTATCAGGTGCCTGAACCAACGTCTCTCCAACGTTCACCCTATCCATTCCTCCTGGGTTGATCCAAAGTCCATTCATCAGATGTTTCGGCAATTGCTGAGGATTTGCAGGTGGATAAAGACTTAGAAGAAACAGGATGCACTGATGCAGAGACGTCAGAAAGGAGGCTGCACACACTGAGGAGAATTCAAGTTGTAGAGGATGCatgtgttggtgtgcattacTTACATTTCTGACTTAAAAGAGTTAGCATAGCCGCACTGCAGGAACTCTCCTTCACATAATAGATCTCTAAATCATGAAGGGTTGTTGAGCTTTAATTTGCATCCTGATCCTTGATCACTGGAAACTTTCAGAAGCCACCTGAAGTTCAGATTCACAGAAGAACAACATTCACGGCTCCAGATGAGTCTGCAAGAAAGGAAACACTCACTTTGAGGTTCAGCTGTTTCTggggagtctcagtttcactgtaaattgtCGGTCACACAGATTTCACAGTCTGTTAAGAGGGATCAATAGATGGTTTGAGTCCTGggtgataataaaaacagtacaCGTGTTTCATTCAacgtttgtttattgtttattgttttcacACACTGATATTACAGCATATTTATATTACCATTATATCATACACATATCAGACTAAGATCCACAACATATCAAAAGTAaaggatgaaaaataaagagttaagaaaataaagtcACTAAGTTTCAATAAAACAGCAGTTACAGTACAGAGATCCATAGATTAGACCGGGCTGTAATCGATCAGCAGAGTTCAGGAGAAACCACCTCAGAGGAGTTCATAAAGACGGATCATACTTGGTAAAATCAGAGAGAACGTAAAGAAGAAGCATGAagcgggaggaggagggtttGGTCATGTGACGTCTGAAGAAGCTGAAGGAGGAAGTGAAATGATGCTTTTGTGAGTCATTAATTAGTATTTGGTGGATGATAAAATACTGGATATGACAACTTAagagtataaaaacaaacataaatattaaagaGAGAGGATTTGGACGATGCTAATGAGTTTTtgagaatcctgagatcaaaaaGTTCAGAATAAAACCTTCATTTGAAAATCTGCTTCAGTGGAAGAATTTAAGATTATAGAGGGTAACATTTCTCAAACCTGTGATCGGTTATTACAGCTGAGCTACGTTCAACAAGCCGAGTTTAggagtttgttttctgttcatCGTCACTGTCGTCCGAGTGAAGGGATTTATTCTGGTAgatctcttcctcctgcagctttgaaacaggctgtaacgtCTGGAATGTAATCCGTGATGGAACAAAGTGAGACCACTATCAGTTTGGAACGacaaaagaagaacagaaaacaaagctgaaaaGCCGATTTGAGCAACATGTGAACACCAAAGCTTTGTTGAACGCACCTCAAGTCGTATTAATCTATGGCAGAACGGGCACACCGGCACTTTGATGGCTAATCACATGATCACTTGGGGAAAACAAATAAGGCACGAGCAtgcacatactcacacacactcacacacacacactcacactgtcgtcaaataaaacacctttatctctgagttaaaaaaaaaaaaaacacacttggGTTTGTTTAACTTTGTTCTCTTTCAGCGAAGGTTTGAGAAACTGTTTTTGGCAacttaaagatttatttttcatcagaGTGTCAAATAATATTCAGAGGCCTATCAGACAACaacactgtaacacacacacacacgaacacacgtCTCAACTGACAGGAGCCCTATCTTTAAGTTCATATTAAACCCCAGCGTGTGCTGGGTGCAGCTGagtgagcacaaacacacaccgacacacactcaTATGTACACTGAAGCATGACCGAGAGTCACAACACTTtaacctttcttttttcttttttttttgctttcagcTTCAGTCTGAACTAAACTCTGAACGTTTGGGTCTTTTCAGTCACGTCatacgaagaagaagaagaagaacgtcaCAACACTTAGATCCATACACTGATAGTGTTCCTTTAAGAGAgtcgggagagagagaggttcacAGAGAGCTTCATTTTCAATAATAATCTGATGTCAGAAACAGAAACGTGTGGACGTTAAGGCTTTGGGAGCAAAATAAAGCTTCAAAAGTCAAACAGCTGGAATACTGCGAGGCGTTGAAATAAGAAGAAGGGTCTGATATGTAGTGCTGCTCAGCTGTACCACAGATATCTaccttttcaaaatgtttaaacTCATCAGAAGTGCTTTAATGTTCAGGTGTGGAAGTCTGCAAGGGTTGGATGATTTAAAACGAGGAAGGGGAACACATCTTCAGCGTTGGAGAGTCTGAATGGGCCTTAAAGGTCCGGCAACTGAGCCTGAATTTGGATGCCATGTTGCCTTCTTGACTAAAGCTGTGAAAACATCAGTGAGGTGTGATTTCCACCTGATGTGATCACACAAGCAACTTAAAGATACAGTATGCTCATTCTGATGTACTGTGATAAAGCTGTGCTCGATCTGAGGAACAGACTTCAAATCATACACGTTATTTCTTGAGATTGCACCGTCCTGTTGACATTTACTCACGATCTACTACGTGGCTTTTGCTTTGCAGGTTGCACATCTTTTTCTTAAGCGACCTGATTGgctgtctgactgactgaatgTAATAAACTGAAAGCAGAAAGATGAAGCGATCCTTCAGTGGCACTATCTCATCAGAATGGACGACATCTTTTGGCTTCGAGTAACTCCCTGAAATCTGAGATTGAAGCGGAGGTCACGAGTAAAGTTTTGGCGTGATCAGAGAGCTGAATCTGATCCTCCTGGTTTTCATAACAGCACAACTTCTTAATGATTTTCCTTCAGTAACAATCAGAGATCCTACAGAGCACTTGGATCGACTCCTTCAGTGGCACAGCTTTAataaaaatgcataaataaacTCTCTCTTTTGTAATCTAAAGGTTATTCTGAGCTCAGGATTAAAACAGGATGTCAGACTCAGGCTGATTTTGGTGATAAGGTTGTAAAGAGACTATGTACAAAACTTAGAACATAACTTTCAGAACggaagaagaacagaaagagaTTACAGTAACTCTGAACCGAACTGCAAACACAAGAGTTGAAGAAGTGTTTATAAAAGATTCAGAATAAGTTGATATTTGACTTGTGCTATCATAGAAATATTAACTTAAGTACAAGTGAGCTGGATAAATGAAAAGGGAACGTGAAGGCGAGCAGCTGAGCGTGGAGACCTTTGTGTCTTTCGTATGCAAAGAGACAAACAGTCTGACAGCAGGTCAGATAtctaaactgtgtttttatgcttcTGTTATTAGAAGTGAAATATGTTTTAACACAAGAAAATTTAAATGATCATAAAGTTTGCTTTGAATCCAGAaactttatcttgtttttatcagtctgtgatgTTTGGAGTAAAACCTGAACATCTGTTACTTGACAAAAACTTTCAAATCTGCAACAAGAGTTAaagtttaaatcaaataaacattttaatttgcataaaaGACTTCAAAAGAGTCTAAGATGTGCAAGAAAAATTTATTTGATTgcatgaaaaatattttaatattcaaaaatcTTTCACTTTAAATTCAAAACTGGGAGTTTCAAATCAAACGTTTTAGATTTGCAAGAAAGTTTTGCACCGAAAGCTTTTGAATTTGGATTTGCAAAAAACCTTTGACtctaattttaacatttcaattcagaacatcaaactgtaaACGATGAAACTTACTGAATTTTTTGGTTTAAACTTTTGATTTTGCAAGAAAAACTTTGTCTCTAAACTCCCAACTAAGAGTTTTAAGTCAGAACTTTCTGATTTGCAAAGAAGCAATCTTAGAAAGCATGATGACATCTTTGATCAGAAAATATTTCACTTGCAATAAGACGGTCACTGAATACAGTTCTGCTctgaatctgtttgttttcattgcatattaaagactcAGATCTACCTTCATACCTGTGACGATCACAGACGTAACGGTTTCTGTGCTGCTGGACGTTTGACCTCACTGTGAGCGGTTGATCCCGTACCatcagaatattaaaaaaagctCCTTTAATGAGCTAAAGCGAGAAAAATCACAGATTTATGTTTATAATGAAGTCAGGTTTAAAGAGGAGGATATGTGAGagtattttcccttaaagtctGAAacctaaaccaggtcctggtcCAGCTCTCAGCGCTGCATTCAGACTCTAACTCTTCAGCTCGTTTTAAACTTGAATTACAGCATTTTTAAAGATTGTCATCGTTTGGTACCGAGTTCACCGACTCTGAATCACCTGAGACtttctcctccgtctcctctcttGAGTTTGGATTAGAGATCTAAGGGGGGACGTTTGGTTTTCATTTATCCTGATTTAACACCCTGCATCTCTTCTGTGTCCTTCTGTGAAAGCttcaggccttttttttttttctcgtttTTTTGgcactaaaaacagaaaacgtcagagagacagactgaaaacatcacgtcacagacacacagagacggACCGAGGATGTCTAACTGCTCTAATGTCCCTGGAGAGACGGAGAAACACATGCAGGTTGTTTCTGGAGGGTGGAGAATGTGGCAGagctgtagtgtgtgtgttttttatagaGGAGTACCCTGATGGAGCTAAAGACTGAAGCTGAGGAGGACAAGGGAGGAAGGTGTAGGCTGTCGTGTTTCTGActtgaagagagagaggctgcagggCGGAGTGGGCGGAGTAGGTGGGGCTTAGGCGAAGACCAGATGCTGTTGGTCCAGCAGGGCTCTGGTGAAGTTGTTGATTGGTCCGATGGCGCTGAGTGACATGGCGTTGTCCCGCCCCCAGAGCAGGTTCGGACCGAACACCACTGCCAGGTTACTGTTGGTCATTTTGTTTACCTCACTGTTGGCTGCcacctgaacacacagacacacacgcacacactgataTATAGGTCCTGTTCTGGATGTGAaggcatgtgtgagtgtgtacagATCTGTACCTGAGCCAGGAATGTGATGAGGTATCTCAGTGAAGCGTAGTTTTCCTCCGGCAGCGTCTCCACCATTGTCTTCATCGCATCCGCCTGATTGTCCTCTGGAACAGCTGAGCACAGGAACAACAGAGAGATCAGGTTGGAGGGATgatgaaaatgcagactgatgcagaggaggaaaaacaccacctgcctgtcccattaaagtcactaaccatagacctttctggaggccctgaactcccttgtcttgtaggttcctgcTGCTTTGGAGGTGCCAGACTCCGGGtgatacaactactactatctgtctctccactatcatctctctctctcttcatctccctctatccctctctccaactcagtctcagcagatgtgtgtataacatgagtctggtcctgctggaggtttctgcctgttaaaggaagtttgtccttgtcactgtaacttgctaaatgctgcaaagtgctctgctcatggtggattaagatgagatcagactgagtcctgtctgtaagatgggactggatctgatcctgtcttgatgttgggtcttagagtatggtctggacctgctccgtttgagtctgtttctgcagacaaaaacagagcGGTCGGTGTGTCTGGCTCTAACCTTTGACATCCTGACTCTGCAACACCAACGCAAAACCACAACAGAGTAGGAGGAAGCGGgagtgtttgtttgcatgctcCTGTCGTTACATCACCACAGGAGCAGATTCAAATCCACTTCCACAATTTAAAACTTGAAGAAGGGATTTGTGACGTACAGGCGAAGTTGACGATGTCGTTGTAGAGCTGGTAGGTGAGCAGAGGTTCGGGGAGCTCTCTCAGGAACGTTTTCAGAATCACAGCGGCCAAGTGGACGTCCTCCATGTCTCTGAAATCCACCTGCTCAcctgcaaaacagaaaacacaaaaatgcatttttaagaTGTTCCATTAATCAATCAAACACACATCGTCATATCACAGCAAGCAGGCAAGGTGATCCAACATTACCTGAGTTATATTTGAGCTGCACCTCCTTCACCAGAGTCACGTTAGCAGACCGTCTGAAGATCCCCTCGATTTCCAGACCTGAGACAAAAGCCGGTTCTTACTGAGACAACAGTTTAAAGTTGGTgtatcatgtttctgtttttaacaccacagaagaagagttaCCTTGATCTGAGAGGAAGCCGATGGTGTCTCTCATCACCACGGGAATAAGGTCATCGTCTGAACTCCTCAGTCTgagcctgaaacacacacactccatcacGTTAGGATAACAAGCTTAGCCTTCAGACTTCAGCTCATTCACACAGATTCAGATTTGGACTCACGATGCAAGCGGCACTCCGAACACCTGGTTGGGGAGCGGAGGGCTGCGAGGAGGAGACATGGGCGGCTGGGCGGTCGGTTTCAGAGACGATCGCAGTTTGTTGTCGTACCTGAAGCAGACACAGAGTTAGGACACCTTGAACGCATTCAAATGATGCTATGACAGCTGAATCTACCTGTAAACATCTGATGAGACTACACAGATCCTTTAACCTGTGCTTTTTGAATGCAAATCTCTATTTCTGTTTAGTTGTATCTTGTTCTGCACAAATGATGACCTAAGAGCAAAGCTGCACCCTCGTTATGCCTGGAGAAGAGCGAATATTTAAGATGCATGACAGATTTTGGGAGCCCAGTGCTAGGTTACATCCTTATATGCATCCAAATAAAGCCTAAgttgtccagca from Notolabrus celidotus isolate fNotCel1 chromosome 24, fNotCel1.pri, whole genome shotgun sequence harbors:
- the LOC117808034 gene encoding ankyrin repeat domain-containing protein 10-like produces the protein MSLGPEPDFSNDDVFSSRFPVHRACRDGDVGVLVSLSQNQTHLTAEDSSYGWTPLHWAAHYGQLECVVHLVQMGCEVNTLTSRFNQTPTHTAAFGGHPQCVVWLTQAGADINRQDFVGEAPIHKAARSGSLECIQVLLIAGAKPHLRNASGQTAADLALTHGFHEGFLLLSKTQKHLQQLSGVHLNGEPNGNSTPGSQEVHGRKRLLNAAESGQMKRARRVENMALQMQNGGEEELESMNTESAEEMNSDEDTKAFTNGHHHTLPYNQEASNPPRSPSPSPQANQQAATPAKRSFSDMCGSLHLTGSPSSCVSHRPAWWGHMGGADFGGDLQYGHFHGFGDTAEELSSSRLDYCSSVQAEQRYKQAVASSIHLYHGS
- the arhgap1 gene encoding rho GTPase-activating protein 1 is translated as MSSELLVDLSDDHAPAQLGQLKLATIEDQQWPADESTVSKSETDLSQPFDASSPHLPWDHPYYDIARHQIIEVAGDDNFGRKVIVFNACRMPPQHQLDHHKLLMYLKGTLDQYVESDYTLIYFHHGLTSENKPSLGWLREAYREFDRKYKKNIKALYIVHPTMFIKTLLILFKPLISFKFGRKINYVNFLSELEDVVKCEQLLIPARVKEYDNKLRSSLKPTAQPPMSPPRSPPLPNQVFGVPLASLRLRSSDDDLIPVVMRDTIGFLSDQGLEIEGIFRRSANVTLVKEVQLKYNSGEQVDFRDMEDVHLAAVILKTFLRELPEPLLTYQLYNDIVNFASVPEDNQADAMKTMVETLPEENYASLRYLITFLAQVAANSEVNKMTNSNLAVVFGPNLLWGRDNAMSLSAIGPINNFTRALLDQQHLVFA